The window AACAGAGATGCTGGCATTTTACTTACATACAATTGCTGTATTAACCCATTAATGTTTTGTTTTACAGCTGGATTTCTGGCAGGGACCCACCAAACCTGAGAAATTTGTTGACATTCGTGTACCATTCTTCAGTCTTCAGGATGTTAAGGTCTACCTTGAGTCTCACAATATCCAGTACAGCATCATGATCAAAGATCTGCAGGTGGGTGGCAGCAAATAATTATTGCTCTTTGTTTCTTCTTTAGAGCAATGAGTCAAGTATGAAAATGTTAAATCCAGCTGTTtacatattcttaaaggggttatctggtaggaggaagggggggggggtatggaagAATGCccattatattattacagtatataaGAAAAATAAACCTTAACGTACCTTCAGCGCTCCCGTGGTGCCTCCAGTTTCCTGCTCCGGTGCCTGGGTGTGGTCCTCTTCCTGAGAGAAAACATGACAACATGCTTGGTGTGACATCAGGGCCCAGAGTGTTatactgctgctcagccaatcactggctgaggtgggacatcactgcagtcaatgattggctgagcggcagtatGGCACTCTGGGCCCCTACATCACTCCAGGCCCAAGTGTTATGCTTTCTCTCAAAAAGACCAGAGAAGGAGACCAGAGTCACTGATGTAGTGCTGGAGGAATAGGGGTTTAttatagagtaggaggagctgaTTAAATTGATACAGATTTTTGTGGTAAAAGTTTCAATATAACTTGTAACTTATTGACTGAAATCCCAGCTCGTTCTGAGCTTAGATGGCCTGTGGGCAGTCTTATCAATAGTAACTGGACATATAGAGACTGCTGTCAATCGCTAAGTAAGCTGCCCCTGGAAGCATATTAAACGAATAAATTACTAGCTCTACCAAATTtttttcatacatatatatatatacagatgttAGATAGCAATTATGTGGGGGAATGTATAACGCAAACCACCTTCAATGATAGATATGTTTGCCTTTTTTTTAACAGGCCTTGTTAGATGAAGAAAGGAGAGATATGAAAATTGGACGTTCCATGGAAAATGCCCGTTCTACTAACGCATTTAATTTTGCCACATACCACACCTTTGATGAAGTAAGAGATAATGCATATCAGTACAATACTACAGCCCTTATGCAAATGCTCATATAAACAATATTTGTGAAGCGGTAGGAGCATAATAATCAATACagtatacattattttatttatttatttatttagttattcatttattttttaacttgttttattAAAAAGTGAGAGACGGCATGAGACAGCATTGACCTAAAAATATATGGGGAATACCACCAAAGTACAATACCTGTAAGGAATTTGGCTGGACATTTCTATTTGTATAGACTACATACTCAAAGGAAATCATTAACTAACTGTTTCCACTCTGAAATGGTAGGAGTCCTCTAGTCCATCCATAATAGAGTAAATGCCTTTTTGGCCAGGTATAAGGTCTTTTGCAAGAGAACATGAATGTGATGCTGCCACATTTCTTCTAAAAGAACCCCAAATAGACATACTAGAGGGTCGTAATGGACAGATGTATCTAGTAGGGTAGATAGAAAGTCTACAATAGCtcccaaaaataaaaatgaaataagcatgcCCAAATCAAATGCCAGAAATCAGCTTTTGGACGTTGTCATCTATGGTATGCATCAGAAGGCATATGTCTTATTTTGTGCAGATGAGAGAAAGCTATGATGTATAATGTACAGCTAAATCAGCTTGTTATTAGTGACCGGAGAGACAATATCAGAATAATCCTCTTACGAGCCATAAGGGATGCATGCCATTCAATAGACATCCACCAATGTAGAGGTTCTGTAAATCTTAGCCCTAGTaggatagattatagatagatataggataCATTGTAGGCAGCAGAACAATGTAATGCTTGTATTTTATGTGTTCACAGATTAACAACTTTATTGACAACTTGGTGGCTGAAAATCCCAGTCTTGTGAGCAAAGTTGTGATTGGCAGAAGCTATGAGGGTCGCCCACTGAATGTTCTGAAGGTAAATTTAATTTATAGTTTGCGgcacataagtattattgtttGCACCAATTTCACCTTCATATCATTGTGTCTCAGCCTCTCAAtgacaccttttgttttttgttttttcttaacaatttataccagtttttttgtGCACAGCCAAATACTGAAGTGTACATGCAGTTTAAATATCTTGGAAACATACTATTTTAAGACATTAAGAATTTTGAACTTTATTTATGTGCTCTATAATTAAAGTTATAGTGGTAGAGCACACAAGTTGATGACCTTCCCAAAAAGAGTAATTATATTAAGAGAGCTCAGGCattatatagggcagtgtttcccaacccagtcctcaaggcacaccaacattccaggttttttcagttactccattggaatagaacagggaaaaattaaaatcctggactgttggtgtgccttgaggactgggttgggaaacactgatatagagcatGAAGGAGTACTAAGTTAAGAACATcattaaataacatataacattatgtatggaTCAACCAAAATCATATAAAAGCACAAAGTATGGATCAACTAACTATGGtgattattaaaggggcactgtaAGAGATAAAAactctttatatgttgtacatcttggcaaagcaaTAGTtcttctaatatacttctataaaaaaaatgttcacattttattaaacaaaactgcctttgaaaattccACCATTAGGGGTCCCCCCATACcacctgggacactgatgagtcccacagcagcatgagtgtgtcctGGAGACGagagggtcatggacacgagatggctgattgacaaggctgcaggagaaacacagcttgcagcaacacttctgtaacacagagttttaccaaacatgtgcctccagctgttgctaaactacaactccaagcatgcctggatagtcaaagaatgtctggcatgctgggagttgttgttttgcaaaagctgtaggcacacagctaaaggcaacactgctgtaaaaaaagagttatccaaacactgtacctccaactattacaAAATTACAAGTTCCAGCATTACAGGGCTGCCTAAGGaggacacacatgaatgacataggaagatataagttatacactcaccatattttaTTTGATGGTAGAGTACCAGCAATCTCCactaatcattgtgtgtgtgtgtgtgtgtgtgtttgtgtaccgCATAAAACCAGaggggaaagggttacagagcagggttgCCATGCTCctccaagagcagtgagtcagcagagtgagggagggggaggattcatcacagtgcaggcaagagaaggacacgcccctccctttgagacaATTGAAAAGACATTGAGGATCTGTAATATACTATTTTTTGTGAGATATGAGTGATAGAGACAGGATGAGGTATTGCGTAACATATAACAgtcttttttttgtgggatctgacaggtacgctttaagttaaATCTGTATTCCATTTTCTGTTCTAGTTTAGCACTGGCGCTAACCGCCCAGCTTTCTGGATTGATACTGGAATTCACTCTCGTGAGTGGGTTACTCAGGCCAGCGGTCTGTGGTTTGCTAAGAAGGTATGAAATCATAATCTCTTACTTTAATAGTGGGTTAATGGCTATTAGAAGAAaacatgttttatattttatgtatCAGGGAATTTATTTGTTTGAACATTTATGTGTCTTAGTAATTGGGCATTAATAACAAACAAGAAAAACATTAAGGATAATTAAACATACATATCTGATAAAATCAGACATTCTTCAAGTAGACATACATGCTCTTTTGTATTTATTGCAGATTGTTACAGATTATGGACGTGACCCATCTCTTACTGCCACCCTGAACAGTTTGGACATCTTCTTGGAAATTGTGACCAACCCTGATGgctatgttttctcccataccTCAGTAAGTATTTCTAACTTAGTTACAATGAAGATGTAATGTGCTTAATGTCTTCCTTTCTTACATTTTACACCTCTTTATAGCAGTCTCGTTTGAGATATCCAATTAAGCTCTTCACTTGTTATCTTGTTAACAGAACCGTATGTGGCGTAAGACCAGATCTCCCAATGCTGGCTCCACATGTATTGGAACTGACCCTAACAGAAACTGGGATGCTGGTTTTGGAGGTAACAATGCTCAGATGTTACATGTCACATTCTTGTTAGGAATATACCTAAATCCctaatataattaattaaattatACCTTGTTATTGATATCTAGGTGGTGGATCCAGCTCAAACCCTTGCACTGAGACCTACAGAGGACGTGCTGCTCATTCTGAATCAGAAGTTAAGGCTATTGTTGACTTTGTGAAGAGCCATGGCAAAATCAAGGGATTTGTTTCCATCCACAGTTATTCCCAGATGCTCCTCTACCCATATGGCTACACTACTGCTCGTGTCCCAGATAGCGCTGAATTGGTACATAGTTGATACATTTTATTACtggttatagtaaaaaaaaaaactgtttgtaTATAAATAAATGGCAACCTTACTAGGTATcaataattgttattattataataatcttaTTTTACCTTTTTGTATACAGGACAATGTTTCTAGAGCAGCAGTTAATGCATTGACATCACTGTATGGAACAAAATATACATATGGAAGCATTATTTCCACCATATGTAAGTACTGCTTTTACTCAGTTTACATTTTCATTGCTACTACTAAAAATATATTGGAAATCTGCTCCTATCAGTGGGTTTGTCTCAAGAAGGTCAGCTGTTGTCAGTAGGGGAAACACATATGGCTATACATGGAGAACATTCAAATGGCTGTCCATGCTATGCATGAATGGGCCAGGTTAAATAGATAAGGGAGCAGAATTGCTCTTTTTCTGTCTAGTTTAGAGAGGAAAGTCAGAGCAGGGGGGCCCTAACTCTATGATGTCCTTGTGGCCTCATATTTAATATAAAACTATAATCAATAGTGTTCCATAGTAAGCATAACTGTTCTTGCAACCAAAAAACTAAGGTCACTTAAAGAGGATGGATTAGTTATTATGCTATGGAAATGTACTTCTAAATGCTGTTCATCCTCATGTTTGTTATCATTAACCACTGAAAATTCTTGTTTCATAGACCAAGCCAGTGGAGGTACCATTGACTGGACCTACAACCAGGGAATCAAATACTCTTATAGCTTTGAGCTTCGTGATACTGGCCGTTATGGTTTTGCCCTGCCAGCCAACCAGATTATCCCAACTGCTGAGGAGACCTGGCTGGCCCTTACTGTACTCATCGAACATACTCGTGATAACCTCTATTAAGTAATAAATCTTAATATGCAATAAAGATAATTTCTAATACTAAACAAATTTGTCTGTGTGCCTAAACCTGCATAGTTTTATAACCTCATCCCTTTAAAGTGGTGACAAGGTCATTTCagtgctctcactgctgttattgagcttCTGAGTGTCAGAGCTATTTCTCATTcttccaatttttaggggcaggaccatagctgtttttttttcccatcagtACTCATACCTGGGCTTCTTTTCCCTTTTATttgtggccaatcacagcactgcCCAGCACATATACTGTTATGTCCTAAAGGGGCgttctattactacctaaagtggGGTTACTGTTACTTCCTAAAGAGGGGGTTCTATTAGTACCTAAAAGGGGGCTACcattactacctaaaaggggctacTGTTTACTACCAAAATGGGGGCTACTGTTTTCTACCTTAAGGGGGGTTCtattgctacctaaaggggggtaccattactacctaaaggggggtaatgttactacctaaagagggatactgttactacctaaagtgggctactgtttactacctaaaagggggaaCTGTTACGTCCTAAAGGGGGAttatattactacctaaagggagctactgttactacctaaaagg is drawn from Hyla sarda isolate aHylSar1 chromosome 4, aHylSar1.hap1, whole genome shotgun sequence and contains these coding sequences:
- the LOC130366959 gene encoding carboxypeptidase A1-like, which encodes MKGVLALLALVAAVTSLENFSGQQVLRILPADEEQVNLVRELENYEDLQLDFWQGPTKPEKFVDIRVPFFSLQDVKVYLESHNIQYSIMIKDLQALLDEERRDMKIGRSMENARSTNAFNFATYHTFDEINNFIDNLVAENPSLVSKVVIGRSYEGRPLNVLKFSTGANRPAFWIDTGIHSREWVTQASGLWFAKKIVTDYGRDPSLTATLNSLDIFLEIVTNPDGYVFSHTSNRMWRKTRSPNAGSTCIGTDPNRNWDAGFGGGGSSSNPCTETYRGRAAHSESEVKAIVDFVKSHGKIKGFVSIHSYSQMLLYPYGYTTARVPDSAELDNVSRAAVNALTSLYGTKYTYGSIISTIYQASGGTIDWTYNQGIKYSYSFELRDTGRYGFALPANQIIPTAEETWLALTVLIEHTRDNLY